GGCCGTGATCCCGAAGGTCTCGAACGCGGGATCGTTCGTGATGAGTGGCACGCGTTCGATCAACGACTGTGCGGCCAGCATCCGGTCGAACGGATCCCGGTGGTGCACGGTGAATCCACCCGCGACCTGCGCCGCGTGCCCTGTAATTGGCAGCTCGTCGAACCCAAGGCCGCCAACCGCGTCGGAGAAGTTCTCGGCGAGCAGCCGGGCACCCGGGAGCTTTCCCAGCCGGAACT
The window above is part of the Gemmatimonadaceae bacterium genome. Proteins encoded here:
- a CDS encoding type II toxin-antitoxin system VapC family toxin, whose protein sequence is MRYLVDTHVLLWFVAGDDAISPRARTLIEDSAHEVMVSAASAWEISTKFRLGKLPGARLLAENFSDAVGGLGFDELPITGHAAQVAGGFTVHHRDPFDRMLAAQSLIERVPLITNDPAFETFGITA